The genomic region CCCCAGAGGCCGGAGCCTCACCCCTGATACGGCGGAGCGGCCCCCCACCTCCACTTCGGTACCGGCTGCTCCGCCGGAGGCACCGCGTCCGGACCCGAGAAGTAGACGGCCAGCCGAGTCCCCCACTCCGCGTACGCCACGAACGCGGAGCGGAACTCCGCATCCACCGGAAGCCCCGCATCGTCCGCCGCGTCCTGAAGCAGGTTCACCCACCTCCGCCGCTGCACCTCCGTGATCCCCTTCCCGAGATGCTTCGCGACCATGTGCCCATGCCCGCCCTGCGTCTCGGAGTACCCGGCCGGCCCCCCGAACACCTCCCCGAGCCACAGCGCGACGTGCGACGCGTGCTCGGGAGCGAGCCCCTCGAAGACGGGCGCCAGGACGTCGTCCTTGAGGACCTTGTCGTAGAAGACCTCGGTGAGCCGCTCGAAGGCCTCGGCACCCCCCGCCCAGGCGTACAACGTCGGCACGGCCGCCCCCGTACCCCGTACCGTCGTCGGTTTGTAGTGCCGCATCTCCTCGATGGAGCTGATATACGGCCGGATCTCGGCGAGGAAGTCCTCGAAGAGCTCGGACGTGCGGAAGCCCTCGACGTGGTCCTCGGTGGAGGTCCAGGTGATGCGGAGCACGAAGTGCTCGAAGTCCTCCTCGCAGCGCGCCAGTTCGTAGTCGACACACTGTGGGGCCGCGGCGAGCTGGGCGGCGGCCCGGGTGTAGGCGGCGAGGAACTCCGCCGACTGCTGCTCGGGAATGCGGTACCGGACGTACTCAACGGTGTGCGCGGTCATGCCCCCACACAAACACGGACGGCCCACGGAAGCTGTACTTCCGACGGGCCGTTCGCCCTGGGCTCACCTCTTCGAGGTATGCCCTGAACAGTCCACGACATGGACCATTAATGAACGGCCCCCTCGCCGGTGCCTTCTTGTTCAGGCGGTCGAGTCGTCGGCCTTGAGGGCCGCGACGAAGGGGGCCCAGGCGTGCGCGGTGAGGAGGAGAGCGGCGCCGTCGGGGGACTTGGAGTCGCGTACGGGGACGAGGCCGGGGATGTTGCCGGCGACCTCGACGCAGTTCCCGCCGTCGCCGTTGCTGTAGCTCGACTTGCGCCAGAGGGCGGCGCCGGGGAAGTCGCTCGCGATCTCCACGCATTCCCCGCCGTCACCGTTGCTGTAGCTGCTCTTGGTCCAGAGCGCGTCACTCAAGTCGATCCGGTTGCTTGCCATTTCGGTATTCCTCTGCCGCTGCCTTGATCATGGCCAGGGACGTCTCCGGTGACAGCGCTACGGCCCTGAGCCGATCGTATGCCTTGCGGTACTGCTTCACGAGGGCCGGATCGTCGATGGTGTCACCGCTGTACGACGCCTCGGTGTAGATCAGCGGCGGCGCGTCCGGGAAGGTCATGACCATGATGGATGCGGCCATCAGAGGAAACGCGCCGCACGTCCGCGGAACGATCTGCGGAGTGATCCGACGCCGCTCGGCCAACTCCACGACCCGGTCGAGCTGTTCGGCCATCTCGTGTGGCGGGAGGATCGGGTCGGTGAGCAGCGACTCGTGCAGGACCGCCCAGTACTCCGGGGTGGAGTGGTCGTCCTCGAAGAGCCGGGCGCGGGCGAGCCGGGCCATCACCTTCTCCTCGACCCACTCGTCGGAGGCCGCCGGGTGGGCCGACCGGACCATCGCCCGTGCGTACGCGGCAGTTTGGAGCAGCCCAGGGAAGATGATGGGGGACCACAACTCGATGGCCTCCGCGTGCTTCTCCGCCTCCAGGGCCTTCTCG from Streptomyces sp. NBC_00878 harbors:
- a CDS encoding group II truncated hemoglobin; this encodes MTAHTVEYVRYRIPEQQSAEFLAAYTRAAAQLAAAPQCVDYELARCEEDFEHFVLRITWTSTEDHVEGFRTSELFEDFLAEIRPYISSIEEMRHYKPTTVRGTGAAVPTLYAWAGGAEAFERLTEVFYDKVLKDDVLAPVFEGLAPEHASHVALWLGEVFGGPAGYSETQGGHGHMVAKHLGKGITEVQRRRWVNLLQDAADDAGLPVDAEFRSAFVAYAEWGTRLAVYFSGPDAVPPAEQPVPKWRWGAAPPYQG
- a CDS encoding helix-turn-helix transcriptional regulator; this translates as MARGKNIDGSMSVPTFYGKELRWKREAAGMSLEGFLEGIFYGKTYLSDIEHGQRRMPLDLARHADRVLETDGFFERNCEDVRKARRGPHAAYFEKALEAEKHAEAIELWSPIIFPGLLQTAAYARAMVRSAHPAASDEWVEEKVMARLARARLFEDDHSTPEYWAVLHESLLTDPILPPHEMAEQLDRVVELAERRRITPQIVPRTCGAFPLMAASIMVMTFPDAPPLIYTEASYSGDTIDDPALVKQYRKAYDRLRAVALSPETSLAMIKAAAEEYRNGKQPDRLE
- a CDS encoding DUF397 domain-containing protein produces the protein MASNRIDLSDALWTKSSYSNGDGGECVEIASDFPGAALWRKSSYSNGDGGNCVEVAGNIPGLVPVRDSKSPDGAALLLTAHAWAPFVAALKADDSTA